In one window of Oryza sativa Japonica Group chromosome 9, ASM3414082v1 DNA:
- the LOC4347006 gene encoding uncharacterized protein At1g66480: MGNALTGKRRVAKVMTVDGATFRYRAPATAGAALRGHPAGHQLLESEEVRRLGVRARPLDRDAPLKPGKLYFLVQLPRGAAGYGGDDDPRAPRKTWSGALHVGARERLESLMLSRRTVSDMASVVPAARAVAGGGGEPARRPSSVEVGVDGAVRLRMRLPKSEVARLMKDSKDAAEAAERIMQLCVARDQGGAGAGAAVTLAASGPVSAMSGRKTSAMKKEKRTRFVALPDEIIG; encoded by the exons ATGGGCAACGCTCTCACCGGCAAGCGGCGCGTGGCGAAGGTGATGACGGTGGACGGCGCCACGTTCCGGTAcagggcgccggcgacggcgggcgcggcgctgCGCGGGCACCCGGCCGGGCACCAGCTGCTCGAGTCGGAGGAGGTCCGTCGCCTCGGCGTGCGCGCCAGGCCGCTCGACCGCGACGCGCCGCTCAAGCCCGGCAAGCTCTACTTCCTCGTCCAGCTcccccgcggcgccgccggctatggcggcgacgacgacccgcGGGCGCCGCGCAAGACGTGGTCGGGGGCGCTCCACGTGGGCGCGAGGGAGCGGCTGGAGAGCCTGATGCTGTCGCGGCGCACCGTGTCGGACATGGCGTCGGtggtgccggcggcgagggcggtggccggcggcggcggcgagccggcgcggAGGCCGTCGTCCGTGGAGGTGGGCGtggacggcgcggtgcggctgCGGATGCGGCTGCCCAAGTCGGAGGTGGCGCGCCTGATGAAGGACAGCAAggacgccgccgaggccgccgagAGGATCATGCAGCTGTGCGTCGCCAGGGaccagggcggcgccggcgccggcgccgccgtcacgCTCGCTGCCTCCGGCCCGGTGTCGGCGATGTCGGGGAGGAAGACGTCGGCCATGAAGAAAGAG AAGCGGACGAGGTTTGTGGCCTTGCCTGACGAGATCATCGGATGA